From the Purpureocillium takamizusanense chromosome 6, complete sequence genome, one window contains:
- a CDS encoding 23S rRNA (guanosine(2251)-2'-O)-methyltransferase (COG:H~EggNog:ENOG503NWQP): MTIANKLRAVGMCRPLTRELSLRPFSTTSIITARAPRLSAIHRGLRQSEKATFGERWPSRDASSKKSRDTRGGARTSKALEGAASWRQQQKLRKKLDRKAADDEDEESGRQTRRKRFLDPESNFGKKSLVYQLKHGELKERAASLDLQEPVRPAPRPYNDRSRPWGPASRNEKESARPASRPYNDRSRPQRTAPTKDVRQSRPADDDDSLGKAEFKGRGRGMMPMTIHYTTAASQFLYGRSVVKAALEQARRKLYKLYIYGGENRKDSKDNDIMMALARRHGVPIKIVPNEEQRLMDKMSMGRPHNGFVLETSPLPQPPVQSLGKLEESPTRLGFHVLLDHQTREEEMVNGTDTFVPRSNDVTPKPFVLLLDEILDPGNLGALLRTASYLGVDAVGITSRNSSTLTPVVLKSAAGAAEELSIFTVDSPVQFIEDSKKAGWKTYAAVAPPDRKLVKRHGDKFISTDAIEKMSPLERDPCVLILGNEGHGLSKPIKVAADYEVSVPRFVQGSSVDSLNVSVAAGLLCHSFVKGSMAEAVAPVETRRHGRGGEGASVAEQETDKGESIF, from the coding sequence ATGACAATTGCAAATAAACTGAGAGCCGTCGGCATGTGCCGGCCTCTCACGCGAGAATTATCACTTCGTCCATTCTCGACGActtccatcatcaccgcccgcGCACCCAGGTTATCAGCGATACACAGGGGCTTACGCCAGTCGGAGAAGGCGACTTTCGGTGAGCGGTGGCCTTCAAGGGATGCGTCATCCAAAAAATCTAGAGACACACGAGGCGGCGCCAGAACTAGCAAGGCGCTTGAaggcgcggcgtcgtggcgccagcagcagaagctCAGGAAGAAGCTGGACCGCAAGGcagccgacgatgaggatgaagagAGTGGGCGGCAAACAAGGCGGAAGCGATTTCTCGATCCGGAATCCAACTTTGGCAAGAAAAGTTTGGTGTACCAGCTCAAGCACGGAGAACTGAAGGAACGAGCTGCGTCTCTAGATCTACAGGAGCCTGTccgtcctgcgcctcggccttACAATGACCGCTCGCGCCCTTGGGGGCCTGCATCTCGCAACGAAAAAGAgtctgcccgccctgccAGCCGACCCTACAACGACCGGTCGCGCCCACAAAGAACAGCGCCCACCAAGGATGTCCGCCAGTCTCGCCccgcagacgacgatgactcGCTTGGCAAAGCCGAATTCAAGGGACGTGGAAGGGGAatgatgccgatgacgatACACTACACAACCGCGGCGTCCCAGTTTCTCTACGGCCGGTCCGTCGTCAAGGCAGCACTAGAGCAGGCGAGGCGCAAGCTCTACAAGCTGTACATCTACGGCGGCGAAAATCGAAAAGACTCAAAAGACAACGACATCATGATGGCCCTGGCCAGGAGACACGGGGTGCCCATCAAGATTGTTCCGAACGAGGAGCAACGTCTCATGGACAAGATGAGCATGGGGCGTCCGCACAACGGCTTCGTCTTGGAGacatcgccgctgccccaACCACCCGTGCAATCCCTGGGCAAGCTCGAAGAGTCTCCCACGAGGCTCGGGTTCCACGTCCTGCTTGACCATCAAACtagggaggaggagatggtcAACGGCACCGACACTTTCGTTCCTCGTTCCAATGATGTCACGCCAAAGCCGTTCGTGTTGCTTCTCGACGAGATACTTGACCCTGGCAATCTCGGGGCGCTCCTCCGCACGGCAAGCTATCTCGGCGTAGATGCTGTGGGCATCACCAGCCGCAACTCGTCTACGCTGACACCCGTCGTGCTCAAGTCAGCGGCAGGAGCCGCTGAGGAACTCAGCATCTTCACCGTTGACTCGCCGGTCCAGTTCATTGAGGACTCGAAGAAGGCCGGATGGAAAACGTACGCAGCTGTGGCCCCGCCAGACCGCAAGCTCGTGAAGCGGCATGGCGACAAGTTCATCTCGACCGACGCCATCGAAAAGATGAGCCCGCTGGAGCGCGACCCATGCGTCCTGATTCTTGGCAACGAAGGCCACGGCTTGTCAAAGCCCATCAAGGTGGCAGCGGACTATGAGGTCTCAGTCCCGCGGTTCGTGCAAGGCAGCAGTGTGGATAGCCTGAATGTGAGCGTGGCAGCCGGGCTGCTGTGCCACTCGTTTGTCAAGGGGTCAATGGCTGAGGCGGTTGCACCCGTAGAGACACGGCGACATGGTCGTGGCGGAGAGGGAGCGAGTGTCGCGGAGCAGGAAACCGACAAGGGCGAGTCGATTTTCTGA